The DNA segment AGCTGCTCAGCTCACTCGACGCGAGCAAGGATGGTTCCGGTGGGCTTCAGCATGAGGGCGCTCCAATGCGGACTCCGGCGACTGGGCGGCCACCACGGACAAGTCCGGGCGATCGCCACGGACGACTATGGCCACGGGGCGAGGCGCTGCCCCGCTGACGCACCGGTGCTTCGTCCGAATGCCGCGCGTGAGGAGGCCCGCCCGGCGAGCGGCGCGCCTCGACCTGCGCTTCCCTTGCGGCCGGCCGGGACACGGGCTCAGCAGGCGCCGGGCGTCGGGCCGACCGCCCGTGCCCGGTGGGTGGCTCTCCGATTGCCGTGGTGCGCTCCCCGACGGAGGGTGTGAGATGCGCCGGAATCCGGGCAGGCGCGCGAGCAGAGCACGCATCGATGAGGAGGAACGTCATGCCGGCAGGATCCAGCCGCAAGCGTGAGCGCCAGTACGAGCACGTCAAGGCGAGCGCGGAGAAGCGGGGCACGCCGGAGGGGCTGGCCGAGGAGATCGCCGCGCGCACCGTGAACAAGGAGCGGGCACGCTCCGGTGAGGCCAAGTCGCCCGGCAAGGTCTCGGTCCGGGACCCGAAGTCCGCCTCCCAGCGTGGCGGCGAGCGCTCGCACAGCGGCGCGCGGGGGCCGACGAGGGACCAGCTCTACGAAGAGGCGAGGAAGAAGAACGTCGAAGGCCGCTCTTCGATGAACAAGCAGCAGTTGCGCAAGGCCGTCGGCCGCTGAAGCGGCCTCCCGGCTCGCCGCACCGGGTGGGCCGGGAGGGAGGGGTCAGCAGTCCCTGCCGTCCGCGGGGCCGCCGCCGGGGGTCTGGGCGAGGACGTTGAGGGTGGCGCCCAGTCCGTGCGGGGCCCGGTGGTCCGGGCGGCTCGATGTCAGGACCGGGCAGCGGTCCGTCCGCAGGATCCGGCGGTGCTGCCGTTGCAGTGCGGTGACGAGAGCCCGGTCCTCGCTGTGGACAAGAGGCGGGAAGCCGCCGGCCGCACGGTAGGCGGCCGCCGTCACACCGAGGTTGGCGCCGTGGATGTGAGGGTGCGTCCAGAGGACGGAGCCGTCGGGGCGACCGGCGAAGTACCGCGCGTTGTGTTTCGCCAGGACGGCCGGGTGCAGCAGGGGGTGGGGCGTCAGCCGGACGGTGCCCACCAGGCATTCCCACCCCTCCGCGGCGTGGTGCAGCTGATGAGCCAGCCAGTCCGCGGGAACAACAGTATCGGCGTCGGTGGTGGCGATCCACAGGCCCGGCTCGTACGGCCTCAGCTGTTGGAGAGCCTCCGCGGCGGCTGCGGCGCGTGCCATCCCGACGTTGCGCCGGGCCAGCTCGACCACCCGTGCGCCCATCCTCCGTGCGACAGCGGCCGTGCCGTCCGTACAGGCGTCGGCCGCCACTACGGTCACCAGCGGGATGCCGGACACCGCCCGATGGGCGGCGGCCGCCCTGAGACTCCGCAGGGTAGCGGGGAGAGTGGCGGCTTCGTTGTGCGCCGGGATGATCACGGCGCAGGCGGTGGGCCGGGGGTTCACACGAGCCCCTCTGCGGCAGCGGGGCTGGGCGTCGTCCGTCCGTCAGGGTGCTGCCGGGTGAGGACGTGGAGGGTGAAGTCCGGGTCCCGGACATCGAGGAGCGTGTCGAGGCCCGGCACGGAGGTGAGCAGCGGCGCGAGTTGCGTGCCGGTGAGCCGGTGCTCGGGCACCGGGTGGTTCCAGTGCACGGTGACGAGTGTTCCTCCGGGTTCGAGGGTGGCAACCGTGCGCGTCAGGACCTCCCGGAGAGTCCGGTCGTCGAAGTAGTAGAGAAGTTCGGACAGCACGATCAGGTCGAAGGTGGCCTGCGGCCACTCGTCGGGAACGACCAGCTCCCTGACGTCCACATGCGGGTGGTCGCGGGTGGCGTCAGAGGCGGCCCGGACCGCGGACGCCACCCGGTCGGTGGCCAGCAGACGGTCGCAGCGGCCGGCGAGCTGCGCGGTGAGCGCTCCCACGGAGCACCCGGGTTCGAAGGCGCTGCGATAGCGGCGGCGCGGCAGCGAGGCGACGGTGAGAGCGTACTTGCGCTGCTCGTACCACCGCTCGCCGAGACGCCACGGGTCGGGGGCCCCGGCGTACATGCGGTCGAAGTAGCCGGCCGGAGTGCTCATCGGAAGACCACCTCGAACGGCCTCAGATGATGGGCGAGTTCCTCAGGGGGAAGAATGGCCGCGTCCCCCTCGCCCGCGGTCAGCGGCATGATCTGGCTGGTGAACCGCTGGATCGCCAGCTCTTTGCGTGCGGAGGCCCGCGGGGGCAGCGCGATACGCGCGGCGTCCGCCCAGGGGACGCGTTCGTCGCCGGGACGCGCCCAGTGCCACATCCATACCGGGTAGAGCCACAGGGGCACGCCGACCGCCCGGCACGCGGCCCGGGCCGCCCGTCCGGCTGCCTCGTGGTCGCTGTGGAGGTCACCTGTCCAGGGCGCCGCGCACAGTGCGGCGCCGGTTTCGCGCAGCGTCGCGGCGATGGCGTCCTGCACCTGGTCCTCGTGCCGGTGGACGCGGGAGTCGGGCACATGGAGCCGGCGCGGCCGAAGGCCGGGCAGCCCCAGGTCGGCCACCGCGCGCTCGAGTTCGGCCTCCCGCATCACGATGAGTTCGGAGGGGGAGACCACGGTGCCGCGCGGGTGGGAGCCCTCGCCGTCGGTGACCGACACGAGGTGTACGTCGCCGCCCTGAGCCGCGAGGGTGGCCATCGCGCCGCCGAAACCGAGTACCTCGTCGTCGGGATGCGCCGCGACGACCACGACAGGCCCGTGGGGGAGCGGGGCTGTGGGAAGCCGGAGCAGGCCGTCCCAGCCGGCCCACCGGCTTTCGGGGGTGCCGGGGGCGTCGATGGCCGCGGCCGCTGCCTGCCGCCCGCCGGTCACGGCTGTTCCGTGTGCGGGCTGAGCAGATTCCCGAGCTCGGCGAGGTTGCGTTCCGCGTGATGCTGGCGGATGTAGACGGTGAGGTCGGCGACGGCCCTGGCGTGCCGGGTGTCGTGGCACAGGGGAGCGGCGCCGGTGGCGCGGCCCACGTGGTGCAGAACCTCGGTGCAGACCTTCTCCACGAACGCGCGCACCCGCAGGCTCCGCACCCGCGCTCCGCCGGAGAGGTCCAGGGGGTCGGCGTCGATGTCGGCGGCGGCGCGCGCCACCACGGTCTCCGCCGAGCTGATCAGCATGTCCACGGCGCCCAGGTGCGCCGCGGTGTGCGCGTCGGGAGAACGCCGAACCGCTGCCTCCACCAGGGTGTCCGCCACGGCGCGGGCGCCGCCCAGCCAGCACGCTGCGACGCCGATGCCGCCGTGCTGGAAGCCCGGCCGGCTGATGTAGTCCTCCACGCCTCCGACGGCGACGGCCGGCACATGCGAGAAGGTCACGTCGGGTGAGTCGCTGGCGTCCATTCCCACGGCCTGCCAGGTCCCCTCCACCGGCGTCACACGGTCGTCGGCCACTGCCACCGCGAACAGACGGCGCCCCTCGGGGCTGTCCGCGGTGACCAGAGCCTGTGTACAGGTGTGCGCGCCCGAGCAGTAGGGCTTGACACCGTCGAGGCGCCACCCGCTGCCGCCGGGGGTGGCGGTGAGACCGGGGCCGGGAGGCTGGGCGGCCCACACGCCCCAGCACTCCCCGCCGTCGGGCTGCGATCCCTCGATCTCGTGAAGGATGGCGACCGCGTCGACATGGCCCTCGGCGAGCCGGGCCAGCGCCAGGTCCTCGCGGCCCAGTTCTGCCAGCGCCCGGAAGCGGTCATCGGTACGGCCGCCCCCGGGCAGCGGAAGCTTCAGGGCGCCCTTCCCGACCAGAGCCGTCAGACGCGCGGAGACCGCGCGACGCCGGTCGTCCGGGCCCGGAGGCTGGAGAGTGGGGGTGCTGTCAGCGGTCATCTTGTCTCTCTTCTGGGGGGGGGAAGCCCGGTGGCCGCCCTGCGCACATGCGGGGCCGGGCACCTGGTGAACCCCGGCCCGGTGGCGATCACGCTCTCGTGTGCCCGGGTGAGCGGAGGGTGGCCTTGCGGAAGGCCCATGTACGTGGGAGTCGGCCGACCGCCGGAGCGGGACCGGCCGGGGTCCTTGTGCCTGCGGGCTGCGGTGCGGTGCGACGTCTATGTCCGTAGTTCGGGCAGGACGCTCGTGCGGTAGAAGTCGAAGAATTCCTGCTGGTCGGATCCGATCTGGTTGACGTAGACCTCGTCGAATCCCACGTCGGCATAGGCGCGCACCGCGCCCAGATGGCCGGCGGCGCTGTCGCCGCAGACGACGTTCTCCGCCACCATCTCCTCGGTGACCAGTGTGCCCGCCTGCTCGAAGTGCGCCGGGGTCGGCAGGACTTGAGGTTTCTCCCCGCCTCCCGAACGGCGGAACTGGCCCACCAGCCCGGCGTCGGGGCTCATCGTGACGAAGCCGTCCCCGATCCGGCCGGCCAGAGCGGCGGCCTGCGGCCCGAACCCCGAGACGTAAAGGGGCGGAGGCTCGTCAGGGAGTGTGTACAGCCTGGCGTTCTCCACCGTGTAGTGATTCCCGCGGTGCGAGACCTGTTCGGCCGAGCGGGCCTGAGCCAGGAGTTCTGCCGGACTGAACTCCTCGGACGACAGGAAATACCCGTACGCGGTCATCTCTCTCCTCCCGACGGCCCACCCAGCGTCTGACCGGCTGCGGCGCCGTCAGCCATACCTACTTCACACCGGCGGATGGCGGCCCGCGACAGGAGAGAACCACTCAGGTCAACCGTCGGCGCCGAACCGCTGCTCCCGGCACTTCAGGCCACCGCCCGACCCCTCCGGGGGGGCGGAGGGCAGTGCGCCCTGCGGTGTCAGTGGCGGCCGTGGGCGCTGTCCGCGGCCCCGCCGAAGAGCCGCGCCACCGCCTTGAAAGGCAGGGTCACGACAGTGGCGATCGCCCCGCCGATAGACCTCAGGACGTCTGCGATTGCTGTCAGCATGGGCAAATCCTCTCTCGTGGCACCGTGGGAAGTGGAATATTTACGAATTCCACCGAACGTCCATTCACCTGGCCTGTACCCCTTGGGTGGGGATGGAAACGGAACGCAGTCGCCCGGCGTGATCCGGAGGGGTGAATGGCTGCCCCGCTCGACGGGGGCGGTTCAGCGATGCGGGTTTCCCTGGTCGGGGTCGTCGTCGATCGTCTGCCATGTCTCGCCCCGCTGGTCGGCATCGCCTGCCCCCTCCCTGGTCCGGGCAGGTACGTCAGCTGCTCGCCTCGCCCGGGCCGTACGACGGCTGCCGACGACGACCGCGGCGATCAGGACAACGACAACGACCACGCCAACAGCGATCAGCGCCAGCGAAGACACGGGCGTGGCCGCGAGGACCATCGAAGGATTCATGACCTTCGGCTACCCCCGACGAGTGAGATCACCGGTCCCGCATTCACCGGGCTCATCGCCCACCGCCATGACCCGCGTCCGGCCCGGGCCGGCATTCCGATCTTCGCTTGTGCGGCCGCGCGGAAATGGCTGCTTCAGGGGAGAGGCATACGTTCCGTACTCATGGGCACGCGCTCTACTACCGCAGAAGCGGTTCACCGGACTTCTACTCGGAGCCCGCGAAGTCTTTAAGCGTGTGACAGGCGGGATGATGGCAACGACGGACAGCAAGGACAGTAAAGGCGGCGAACGTCTCGATGTTCCTACGGCAATGCGGCGGGCCGCCGGTCAGCTCGCTGAATTGCTGCAGTGTGAACCCAGTTCGGTGTCTGCGCTGAAGGCGTCGGACGACGGCTGGACCGCGAGCATTGAGGTGGTGGAACTGGAGAAAGTTCCTGACACCGCCAGTGTGATGGCCACTTACCAGGTTTCGCTCGACCTGCAGGGGCAACTCGTGGGCTACGAGCGCATTCGCCGTTACGCAAAGGGGCAGATCGACCGCTGAGGTCAGGTCCCGCCAAGAGGCCGCCGAGTTGCGGCAGTTCCTTGGAAAGGAGATTCACCATGAGTGTTGTTCAGCAGTCAAATGCAAGCACCAGGTCATCGAGCGGGGGTGGCTCGGGAAATCTTTACGATGTCCTTGAGCTCATCCTGGACAGGGGTCTCGTCATCGATGCCTTTGTCCGAGTCTCTCTCGTCGGTATCGAGATACTCAAGATCGATGTACGTGTGGTCGTCGCGAGCGTCGACACCTACCTGAGGTTCGCCGAGGCGTGCAACCGGCTGGATCTTGAATCCGGCCGTAAGGCGCCCAGCCAGCTCACCGACCTGGTGGGCGACATGACCGAGAAGGGCGCCAAGGGCAAGTCCAAGGGCGCTCTGTCAGGAGCGGTCGAGGCGTTCAGTGAGTCGCTCCAGGGCGGCCACGACGACTCGGAGGAGAAGCAGGAGCGCCCGGCGCGCAAGTCCGCTTCCAGCAGCCGCCGCAGCTCCAGCCGGCGGGAGGAGTAACCCGTGTCCACATACATCTACGCCATCACCAGTGCGCAGCACCCGTTGCGCCTCGACCATGTGGTCGGTGTCGGCCAGCCGCCGTCGGAGCTGCGCGTCGTCGGGACGGAGGAGCTGAGCGCGGTCGTGAGTGACGCGCCGCCGGAACTGCGGGCCAAGCGCCGTGATCTGGTCGCGCACCAGACCGTGCTGGAGAGCCTGCTGGCGGACGGCGCCGCGCTGCCGATGCGGTTCGGCCTGCTGGGTCCCGACGACGACCAGGTGGTCGCGGCACTGGAACAGCAGAGTGACGACTACAGCGCCCGGCTCAAGGAACTCGAGGGGTGCCTTGAGTACAACCTGAAGGTCACCCGTGACGAGCAGGATCTGCTGCGGGAGATCGTCGGTGACTCCGGTGAGGTACGCGAGCTGCGCGAACGCACCCGCCAGAACCCCGCGGCCCACGACGACATGGTCGCTCTCGGAGAGCTGATCTCCAAGGAGGTCCAGGCGCGGGAGCAGCGCGGGCGGGAGGAGATCGTGGCCAGGCTGGAGCCGGCTGCGGTACGCGTCGCGAACGGCGAGCCCACCAAGACGCATTTCGTGAACGTGTCGTTCCTCGTCAAGCGCGACCGGGCGGCCTCGTTCACGCAGGCCGTGCACGAAGAAGCCGAACGCTGGGGAGACGCCTTCACGCACTCCCTGAACGGGCCGCTGCCGCCCTACAGCTTCGTCTGAGCCTGCGAACCGATCCCGGTTGAGCGGAGGACCCGGCATGGGCCTCATCACGAACATCCTGACTCTGCCGCTGGCACCGCTGCGCGGCACCGTATGGGTCGTCGACCAGGTGCTGGTGACGGCGGAGCGGGAGTACTACGACCCGGAGCCCGTGCGCGCCGAACTGGCCGCACTCGAAGAGGAGCTGCTGAGTGGCCGTATCGAAGAGGACGAGTTCGATCGTCGCGAGGACGAGCTGCTGGACCGGCTGGAATGGCTCGAAGCCAACCAGCGGCGCCTGCGGGCCCACACCTGACAACAGGGAGACCGAGGTACACGAAAGATGACAGGCAACGGCAAGATAGGTGTCGCCCTGGTAGGTGGCTACCTGCTGGGACGCACCAAGAAGGCGAAACTGGCGATCGGCCTGGGCATGTTCCTGGCCGGTAAGAAGATGAGCCTGGATCCGGCGCAGCTGGGCAAGCTGGTGGCCAACTCCCCAGTGCTCGGCAGCCTCAACAGCCAGGTCCGCAAGGAGCTGGTCGAGGCGACGAAGTCGGCGGCCACCTCCGCTCTGACGAAGCGTGCGAGCGGTCTTGCGGACTCTCTTCACGAGCGGACGCTGGGACTCGGCGACTCGGCCGGTCGCGGAGGCGACGACGAAGAGCCCGAGGAGGACGACGACCGGGAGCAGGCCGCCGAGGACGAGCAGGACGAGCAGGATGAGCCGGCACCGCGTAAGCGGGCCGCCAAGTCCACGTCGGCCAAGACCTCCTCCACCGCACGGGGCAAGGCGTCGCAGGGTGCCCGCAAGACGTCGTCGACGGCACGCCGGGCTGCGTCCGGCACCCGCAAGCCGGCGTCGCGGACGCGCACCAAGAACGGGGGCGACCGCAGTGAGTGACTCCGCTTTCAGCAAGCTGAAGGACGAGGTGGCGCGGAATCCGGCCACCGACAGGCTCAAGGACGAACTGCAGAACTATCTGCACGCCCGGGCCGAGCACGCGGTCACCCAGCTCGGACACAAACTGGGCGAGGGCGTGAGCAAGCTGGGCGAGCCCGGCGAAGGCGGGCTGGCGGGCAGCCTGGCCAAGGGCGGACAAGCCCTCAAGGAGGGCAAGTCACCGGCTCAGGCCGCCCTGTCCGCGGGCACCGCCCACCTCAAGGACACGCTCAAGGAGAAGGTCAAGGGCATGTTCGGCAAGGGCCGCAAGAGCGGCGGCGGCAAGTCCAAGAGCGTGACGATCGTCGAGGACATCGATGTCGGCGTTCCCGTGCGCGAGGCGTACGACCAGTGGACGCAGTTCCAGGAATTCAGCACGTTCGCCAAGGGCGTCGTCAGCGTCGAGAAGGCCGATGACACCACCAGCAACTGGAAGGTGAAGGTCGCCAAGTCCACCCGCAGCTGGAAGGCGAACGTCACCGAACAGGTGCCGGACGAGCGGATCACCTGGACCACGGAGGGGGCGAAGGGCACCGTCAAGGGCGTCGTGACCTTCCACCCCATCACGAGCGACCTCACCCGTGTGCTGCTGGTACTCGAATACTTCCCCAAGGGGCTGTTCGAGAAGACCGGCAACATCTGGCGTGCTCAGGGTCGGCGCGCACGCCTGGACCTCAAGCTCTACCGCAAGTTCATCATGATGCGCGGCGAAGCCACTGACGGCTGGCGCGGTGAGATCCGGGACGGCGAGGTGGTCGTGGAGCACGACGACGCCGTGGAGGAGGAGCAGGCGCAGTCCGCGAAGGATACGCAGGATGCCGACCGGGCCGACCCGGCTGACGAGGACGGCGAGAGCGACGCGCTCGACGAGGACGAGGACGAGGGTGAGTACGCCGACGACGAGGAGCTCCCTGAGGAGGGTGAGCCCGGCGCCGAGTACGACGACGAGAGCCTCGATGAAGCCGATGAGGACGACGAGGCCCTCGACGGGGAAGCCGACGCGGAGGACGGCCCGGAAGCCGGGTCCGACCTGGCTGACGACGAAGAGGTCGAAGAGGACGAAGAAGAAGACCGGCCGGCCCGCCGCACCCGGCGCCGTACCGCCTCGGCCCGTTCCTGACATGAGCCGACATCACAGACAGGGCTGAATAAAGGTGTCCGATTCACTGGCCGGCCGTATGGGGTCCCCCTCCGGGGTGTCCCCGTACGGCCAGCAAGGTTCCTCTGCCAATCTGGCCGACATTCTCGAACGTGTCCTGGACAAGGGCATCGTCATCGCGGGCGATATCCAGATCAACCTGCTGGACATCGAGCTGTTGACGATCAAGCTCAGGCTCCTGGTCGCCTCCGTGGACAAGGCCAAGGAGATGGGCATCGACTGGTGGGAGCACGACCCCTCCCTGTCCTCTCGGGCTCGTTCACCCCAGCAGACCGAGAAGTCGCACACTCCCGCGACGAACGACCCACTGGCCCAGGAGAACGCCCGCCTCAAGGCCGAACTGGCCGAACT comes from the Streptomyces sp. NBC_01471 genome and includes:
- a CDS encoding gas vesicle protein, translating into MSDSLAGRMGSPSGVSPYGQQGSSANLADILERVLDKGIVIAGDIQINLLDIELLTIKLRLLVASVDKAKEMGIDWWEHDPSLSSRARSPQQTEKSHTPATNDPLAQENARLKAELAELRQAAGLPAGSAQETERSGNVDGEAER
- a CDS encoding acyl-CoA dehydrogenase, coding for MTADSTPTLQPPGPDDRRRAVSARLTALVGKGALKLPLPGGGRTDDRFRALAELGREDLALARLAEGHVDAVAILHEIEGSQPDGGECWGVWAAQPPGPGLTATPGGSGWRLDGVKPYCSGAHTCTQALVTADSPEGRRLFAVAVADDRVTPVEGTWQAVGMDASDSPDVTFSHVPAVAVGGVEDYISRPGFQHGGIGVAACWLGGARAVADTLVEAAVRRSPDAHTAAHLGAVDMLISSAETVVARAAADIDADPLDLSGGARVRSLRVRAFVEKVCTEVLHHVGRATGAAPLCHDTRHARAVADLTVYIRQHHAERNLAELGNLLSPHTEQP
- a CDS encoding gas vesicle protein GvpG codes for the protein MGLITNILTLPLAPLRGTVWVVDQVLVTAEREYYDPEPVRAELAALEEELLSGRIEEDEFDRREDELLDRLEWLEANQRRLRAHT
- a CDS encoding glycosyltransferase, whose product is MNPRPTACAVIIPAHNEAATLPATLRSLRAAAAHRAVSGIPLVTVVAADACTDGTAAVARRMGARVVELARRNVGMARAAAAAEALQQLRPYEPGLWIATTDADTVVPADWLAHQLHHAAEGWECLVGTVRLTPHPLLHPAVLAKHNARYFAGRPDGSVLWTHPHIHGANLGVTAAAYRAAGGFPPLVHSEDRALVTALQRQHRRILRTDRCPVLTSSRPDHRAPHGLGATLNVLAQTPGGGPADGRDC
- a CDS encoding PIG-L deacetylase family protein, which codes for MTGGRQAAAAAIDAPGTPESRWAGWDGLLRLPTAPLPHGPVVVVAAHPDDEVLGFGGAMATLAAQGGDVHLVSVTDGEGSHPRGTVVSPSELIVMREAELERAVADLGLPGLRPRRLHVPDSRVHRHEDQVQDAIAATLRETGAALCAAPWTGDLHSDHEAAGRAARAACRAVGVPLWLYPVWMWHWARPGDERVPWADAARIALPPRASARKELAIQRFTSQIMPLTAGEGDAAILPPEELAHHLRPFEVVFR
- a CDS encoding GvpL/GvpF family gas vesicle protein — its product is MSTYIYAITSAQHPLRLDHVVGVGQPPSELRVVGTEELSAVVSDAPPELRAKRRDLVAHQTVLESLLADGAALPMRFGLLGPDDDQVVAALEQQSDDYSARLKELEGCLEYNLKVTRDEQDLLREIVGDSGEVRELRERTRQNPAAHDDMVALGELISKEVQAREQRGREEIVARLEPAAVRVANGEPTKTHFVNVSFLVKRDRAASFTQAVHEEAERWGDAFTHSLNGPLPPYSFV
- a CDS encoding DUF6479 family protein encodes the protein MNPSMVLAATPVSSLALIAVGVVVVVVLIAAVVVGSRRTARARRAADVPARTREGAGDADQRGETWQTIDDDPDQGNPHR
- a CDS encoding gas vesicle protein yields the protein MATTDSKDSKGGERLDVPTAMRRAAGQLAELLQCEPSSVSALKASDDGWTASIEVVELEKVPDTASVMATYQVSLDLQGQLVGYERIRRYAKGQIDR
- a CDS encoding LPFR motif small protein, with amino-acid sequence MLTAIADVLRSIGGAIATVVTLPFKAVARLFGGAADSAHGRH
- a CDS encoding plasmid stabilization protein encodes the protein MPAGSSRKRERQYEHVKASAEKRGTPEGLAEEIAARTVNKERARSGEAKSPGKVSVRDPKSASQRGGERSHSGARGPTRDQLYEEARKKNVEGRSSMNKQQLRKAVGR
- a CDS encoding gas vesicle structural protein GvpA yields the protein MSVVQQSNASTRSSSGGGSGNLYDVLELILDRGLVIDAFVRVSLVGIEILKIDVRVVVASVDTYLRFAEACNRLDLESGRKAPSQLTDLVGDMTEKGAKGKSKGALSGAVEAFSESLQGGHDDSEEKQERPARKSASSSRRSSSRREE
- a CDS encoding SAM-dependent methyltransferase, encoding MSTPAGYFDRMYAGAPDPWRLGERWYEQRKYALTVASLPRRRYRSAFEPGCSVGALTAQLAGRCDRLLATDRVASAVRAASDATRDHPHVDVRELVVPDEWPQATFDLIVLSELLYYFDDRTLREVLTRTVATLEPGGTLVTVHWNHPVPEHRLTGTQLAPLLTSVPGLDTLLDVRDPDFTLHVLTRQHPDGRTTPSPAAAEGLV
- a CDS encoding SRPBCC family protein — translated: MSDSAFSKLKDEVARNPATDRLKDELQNYLHARAEHAVTQLGHKLGEGVSKLGEPGEGGLAGSLAKGGQALKEGKSPAQAALSAGTAHLKDTLKEKVKGMFGKGRKSGGGKSKSVTIVEDIDVGVPVREAYDQWTQFQEFSTFAKGVVSVEKADDTTSNWKVKVAKSTRSWKANVTEQVPDERITWTTEGAKGTVKGVVTFHPITSDLTRVLLVLEYFPKGLFEKTGNIWRAQGRRARLDLKLYRKFIMMRGEATDGWRGEIRDGEVVVEHDDAVEEEQAQSAKDTQDADRADPADEDGESDALDEDEDEGEYADDEELPEEGEPGAEYDDESLDEADEDDEALDGEADAEDGPEAGSDLADDEEVEEDEEEDRPARRTRRRTASARS